TCTTGCAGATTATATTTTTTCAAAAAATTCATAACGACAACAGTGAGGAGTCCTTCACTGATCGCTAACGGTATTTGCGTAAAAGCAAAAATTGCAGCAAATTTTGTAAAGGATGCAATGACTCCACCTACTTCTGATGGAAATGCCAATGCCAGCTGGAAGGATGTGACCAAATATGTACCTAAATCGCCCAACGATGCAGCTAAGAAAACAGCTACTGATAAGGACCATCCTAATCTTGTCGCAGCTTTAAAAATAAAAAAGGAAATAATGGGTCCACAAACAGCCATCGCGAACGCATTTGCCCCTAATGTTGTTAGACCTCCATGGGCTAGCAATAGCGCTTGAAACAAGAGTACAATCGAGCCAATCACGCTCATGGCAAGTGGTCCAAATAAAATAGTTCCTAAACCGACTCCTGTCGGATGGGAAGAACTTCCCGACACAGAAGGCAATTTAAGGGCGGACAAGACGAAGACAAAAGCACCAGAAAGACCAAGCATCATTTTCGTTTCGGGATTTGCCTTTACTTTGGCCTGTATCGATCGGTAGCCTATTATGAGGAAGGGAAGGGTGATAACCCACCAAAATATTGCCCATTCTATCGGTAAGAAGCCCTCCATAATATGCATAGCAGCGGCTTTATTTGGAACAATCCAAATGAAAAAAACAAAATAAATGATTTTCCAGTTAATCTTATACATAATTTCTCCTTTCAAACTTCTAAAATTGCAAAGCATAAGTGGTGAGGAGAAATGGCTGGCAAATAAAAAGCACTTCTTTCGAGTTGAAAGAAGTGCTAAAAGAACAGTAAATAACAAAAGGTAAAAAAACCAAATCTACTTGATCTGCACACCCATCCTCGTAGGTTGAAACAGTTACACGCTTCATGGCAGGTCTCCTGGCTTAGGATCATCGTCTTATTACATCCTTCCCATCAATGATTGACAGTGGATCTAATTTTGTAATCAGACTCCTCATTACAGTGGCGGGAACGTGCCGGATTTGCACCGACTTCCCTTTTAAGCTAAATCATTAACATTTAGCACCATTAAGCATATGAAGTTTTTGAAAATTTCTAATTTATCTTACCATGAGGTTAAGTTTCTATCAACAAATTCTAATTTACTTTGACAAAAATAGTAATCTTTCACATTAAAAAGGAGAGATTCGACATTTGTTAAGGTCGAATCTCTCCTTAATTTGCATAAGTTTAGCAAATTTTGCGCTTACCCCGGAAA
The DNA window shown above is from Bacillus sp. T3 and carries:
- a CDS encoding energy-coupling factor ABC transporter permease, encoding MYKINWKIIYFVFFIWIVPNKAAAMHIMEGFLPIEWAIFWWVITLPFLIIGYRSIQAKVKANPETKMMLGLSGAFVFVLSALKLPSVSGSSSHPTGVGLGTILFGPLAMSVIGSIVLLFQALLLAHGGLTTLGANAFAMAVCGPIISFFIFKAATRLGWSLSVAVFLAASLGDLGTYLVTSFQLALAFPSEVGGVIASFTKFAAIFAFTQIPLAISEGLLTVVVMNFLKKYNLQELKFLGVISKEVR